The following proteins are co-located in the Micromonospora viridifaciens genome:
- a CDS encoding response regulator transcription factor has product MSGPRETQISAREAEVLALLGEHHTNAEIAARLFISVRTVESHVSSLLRKHGVPNRRALAAVAAAGREARPASPAGGVVPVRDGYVVPAVAAPALSEA; this is encoded by the coding sequence GTGAGCGGACCACGCGAGACGCAAATCTCCGCCAGGGAGGCGGAGGTGCTCGCGCTGCTCGGTGAACACCACACCAACGCGGAGATCGCGGCGCGGCTCTTCATCTCCGTCCGTACCGTGGAAAGCCACGTCTCGTCGCTGTTGCGCAAGCACGGCGTGCCGAACCGGCGGGCCCTTGCCGCGGTGGCGGCAGCGGGCAGGGAGGCGCGGCCGGCTTCCCCGGCCGGCGGCGTGGTGCCGGTGCGGGATGGTTACGTCGTTCCCGCGGTGGCCGCCCCAGCGCTATCGGAAGCCTAG
- a CDS encoding MMPL family transporter, which translates to MLRASSGFAVRRPVLVLLLWSAVTVAGFGFGVGVFDRLVGDTETVQGSESYRAAQLLEATGGRPESIAAIVTAPQANDPTLRAELERAVADVRSMPGVTAIAGPQLSTTTGQALLLRITLATDGGTPTTDPADVAEAAAARLHRIPAELPEVQVTVGGGPLQGHETTAQAQRDVIKAEVLTTPLVLILLLLVFAGIVAAGLPLLVAGAGVGATFGLLYTFSAITDVSLYAIQTTTTLAVGLAVDYALLMVSRFREERRTATDLPSAIISTTATAGRTVMCSGLTVAVALAGLLVFPNPFLRSMGLAGATVVAVDALAAVTLLPALLALTGRRIAAARPRPDRGVFAAVARFVQRRPAVVLAATTGLLLLLAAPALGMTISQGDPQMMPPGSQTRQLWEQLGTHFPDRVHSGGAEVVAATSADDPALLRLRDTITTLPGITGADIQPVSAAVTVLDVSGTGADLVAALREVDAPFDVAVGGSTAQLADYRAMLTDRLPWAVALVVAGTLLLLFAFTGSVVLPIKAVLTNTLSIGAALGVVVWVFQDGHLAGLLRDQGLGYVHLTVPVLAGAIAFGLAMDYEVFLLARIRERWLAGAGPHESVADGLQRTGGTITAAALILGVVFAGFLIGGFTPIKAVGLGLLIAVALDATVVRMLLVPATMTLLGRRNWWLPRPLHQLHTRLSVNESSIPAADVTAAAPSPHHRSLNTGHSQGNVS; encoded by the coding sequence ATGTTGCGTGCGTCGTCCGGGTTCGCCGTGCGGCGGCCTGTCCTCGTGCTGCTGTTGTGGAGCGCGGTGACCGTCGCCGGCTTCGGGTTCGGGGTGGGGGTATTCGACCGCCTGGTCGGTGACACCGAAACCGTCCAGGGCAGCGAGTCGTATCGCGCCGCCCAACTCCTGGAAGCCACCGGGGGCCGGCCCGAGTCGATCGCCGCCATCGTCACCGCACCACAGGCCAACGACCCGACGCTGCGCGCCGAACTGGAGCGGGCGGTGGCCGACGTCCGTTCGATGCCGGGTGTGACTGCGATCGCCGGACCGCAACTGTCGACCACGACCGGCCAGGCGCTGCTGCTGCGGATCACCCTGGCAACCGACGGCGGCACGCCGACGACCGACCCCGCCGACGTGGCCGAGGCAGCCGCGGCACGTCTGCACCGCATCCCCGCCGAACTGCCCGAGGTGCAGGTCACCGTCGGCGGCGGGCCGTTGCAGGGACACGAGACGACCGCGCAGGCCCAACGCGACGTGATCAAGGCCGAGGTGCTCACCACCCCACTGGTGCTGATCCTGCTGCTGCTCGTCTTCGCCGGCATCGTCGCGGCGGGCCTGCCGCTCCTCGTCGCCGGTGCCGGGGTCGGCGCCACCTTCGGCCTGCTCTACACGTTCAGCGCCATCACCGATGTCTCGCTGTACGCGATCCAGACGACCACGACACTCGCGGTCGGTCTGGCGGTCGACTACGCCCTCCTCATGGTCAGCCGGTTCCGAGAGGAACGACGCACCGCGACCGACCTGCCGAGCGCCATCATCTCGACCACCGCAACCGCCGGGCGCACCGTCATGTGCTCCGGCCTCACCGTGGCGGTCGCGCTTGCCGGCCTGCTCGTGTTCCCGAACCCGTTCCTGCGCTCCATGGGCCTCGCCGGAGCCACGGTCGTCGCCGTCGACGCCCTCGCGGCCGTCACCCTGCTGCCCGCGTTGCTGGCCCTGACCGGTCGGCGCATCGCCGCCGCACGGCCCCGTCCCGACCGCGGCGTGTTCGCCGCGGTCGCGCGGTTCGTCCAGCGCCGCCCAGCCGTCGTACTCGCCGCGACCACCGGCCTGCTGCTCCTGCTCGCCGCACCCGCCCTCGGCATGACCATCTCCCAAGGCGACCCGCAGATGATGCCGCCCGGATCGCAGACCCGCCAACTGTGGGAGCAACTCGGCACCCACTTCCCCGACCGCGTCCACTCCGGCGGTGCCGAGGTCGTCGCCGCGACCAGCGCCGACGATCCGGCGCTGCTGCGGCTGCGCGACACGATCACCACCCTGCCCGGCATCACCGGCGCCGACATCCAGCCCGTGTCTGCGGCGGTGACTGTGCTCGACGTCAGCGGCACCGGCGCGGACCTTGTCGCCGCCCTGCGGGAGGTGGACGCCCCGTTCGACGTCGCCGTCGGTGGTAGCACCGCGCAGCTTGCCGACTACCGCGCGATGCTCACCGACCGGCTGCCGTGGGCCGTCGCCCTGGTCGTCGCCGGCACCCTGCTGCTGCTGTTCGCGTTCACCGGCTCAGTAGTACTACCGATCAAGGCCGTGCTCACCAACACGCTGAGCATCGGCGCCGCGCTCGGTGTCGTCGTCTGGGTGTTCCAGGACGGCCACCTCGCCGGCCTGTTGCGCGACCAGGGCCTCGGCTACGTCCACCTGACCGTGCCCGTCCTCGCTGGCGCCATCGCATTCGGCCTCGCCATGGACTACGAGGTCTTCCTGCTCGCCCGAATCCGCGAGCGGTGGCTGGCCGGCGCCGGGCCACACGAGTCGGTCGCAGACGGCCTGCAACGAACCGGCGGGACCATCACCGCGGCAGCACTGATCCTCGGCGTGGTCTTCGCCGGCTTCCTGATCGGCGGGTTCACCCCGATCAAAGCCGTCGGACTCGGCCTGCTCATCGCTGTCGCGCTCGACGCCACCGTGGTACGGATGCTGCTGGTGCCGGCCACCATGACACTGCTCGGCCGGCGCAACTGGTGGCTGCCCCGCCCCCTGCACCAACTCCACACTCGCCTCTCGGTCAACGAATCCTCCATCCCAGCAGCCGACGTCACCGCAGCAGCCCCGTCACCGCACCACCGATCCCTGAACACCGGACACTCGCAGGGGAACGTTTCCTGA
- a CDS encoding M14 family zinc carboxypeptidase, whose translation MKSIIPAARHSRTAAITSLSSRWPRRVGALGMTVAMSVSLATAAAATPDPQPSAAVNGLAIAKVKATTNAERQKLMDLGLDVIDFTGTHAEVLLHGAADRAQLASGNWQVVEVSDATDQLADMTAERVVEAQREAARQTNPTIASGLPSGRVAYRTLDEAEREMRELERRYPDKVKVFELSRKSLLGRAILGMEISSDVQTDSGEPVFLTTGLHHAREWPTLEFTMEFARDVLQSYATDSHIKKLVDSSRLIIVPAVNPDGYTMSRELINEMKRKNCRVAAGAAPTWEQCAAADSRQLGVDLNRNYGAFWGGPGSSASPTAENHHGAGPYSEPEIAAMTDLLNSHQVVVAVNNHTPDARLLRAPSSPLEPVPAEVALYDGLAQQLGAALGGWPTGPWPDVYYVASGVAEQEGLYANGTLGFTPELTPGHSGLERFHPQYQYVIDQYRGTGFYAGSSIRDALLIAWDAANDPRTHSILTGSAPRGIELTISKDVSVDSSPVERDGEMVVLPSDLHIESTMRVPDNGRFEWHVLPSLRQSQQSSTLLQESWVVSCRNPKGKIHHSVRVTIGRGETKAIDMSGCPAGPKKPIGTER comes from the coding sequence TTGAAGTCGATCATCCCCGCCGCCCGCCACTCGAGAACGGCCGCCATCACCTCGTTGAGTTCCCGATGGCCAAGACGGGTGGGTGCCCTCGGCATGACGGTCGCCATGTCCGTCAGCCTCGCGACGGCCGCCGCCGCAACCCCCGATCCACAGCCGAGCGCTGCCGTGAACGGGCTGGCCATCGCGAAGGTCAAGGCCACCACCAACGCCGAACGTCAGAAACTGATGGACCTTGGTCTGGATGTCATCGACTTCACCGGAACGCATGCCGAGGTGCTGCTGCACGGCGCGGCTGACCGCGCCCAACTCGCCAGCGGAAACTGGCAGGTGGTGGAGGTATCCGACGCGACGGACCAACTCGCCGACATGACGGCCGAGCGCGTGGTCGAGGCGCAGCGGGAAGCAGCGCGGCAGACGAACCCCACGATCGCCTCCGGCCTGCCGAGCGGCCGCGTGGCGTACCGGACGCTGGACGAAGCCGAACGTGAGATGCGAGAGCTCGAGCGCCGTTACCCCGACAAGGTGAAGGTGTTCGAGCTTTCCCGGAAATCCCTGCTGGGGCGCGCGATCCTGGGCATGGAGATCAGCAGCGACGTGCAGACCGACTCCGGTGAGCCGGTCTTCCTGACGACCGGCCTGCACCACGCTCGCGAGTGGCCGACGCTGGAATTCACCATGGAGTTCGCCCGGGACGTCCTGCAGAGCTACGCCACGGACAGCCACATCAAAAAGCTCGTCGACTCCTCTCGGTTGATCATCGTGCCAGCGGTGAACCCGGACGGCTACACGATGTCGCGGGAGCTCATCAACGAGATGAAGCGCAAGAACTGCCGGGTCGCGGCCGGTGCGGCGCCGACCTGGGAGCAGTGCGCGGCCGCGGACAGCCGGCAACTCGGCGTAGACCTGAACCGCAACTACGGAGCGTTCTGGGGCGGCCCGGGATCGAGCGCCTCCCCGACCGCCGAGAACCACCACGGCGCGGGCCCCTACTCCGAGCCGGAGATCGCGGCCATGACCGACCTGCTGAACAGCCACCAGGTCGTGGTCGCGGTGAACAACCACACGCCGGATGCCCGGTTGCTGCGCGCCCCGTCGTCGCCGCTGGAGCCCGTACCGGCCGAGGTAGCCCTCTACGACGGCCTGGCGCAGCAACTCGGCGCGGCCCTGGGCGGCTGGCCGACCGGTCCCTGGCCCGACGTCTACTACGTCGCCAGCGGCGTGGCGGAGCAGGAGGGCCTGTACGCGAACGGCACCCTCGGCTTCACGCCGGAGCTGACGCCGGGACACAGCGGCCTCGAACGGTTCCACCCGCAGTACCAGTACGTCATCGACCAGTACCGCGGAACCGGGTTCTACGCAGGGTCGAGCATCCGCGACGCGCTCCTCATCGCCTGGGATGCCGCCAACGATCCGCGTACGCACTCCATCCTCACCGGGTCGGCCCCGCGGGGCATCGAGCTCACCATCAGCAAGGATGTCTCGGTTGACTCCTCGCCCGTCGAACGCGACGGCGAGATGGTCGTGCTGCCGTCCGACCTGCACATCGAGAGCACGATGCGGGTGCCCGACAACGGGCGCTTCGAGTGGCATGTCCTGCCGTCCCTACGGCAGAGCCAGCAAAGCTCCACCCTGCTGCAGGAGAGCTGGGTGGTGTCGTGCCGGAACCCCAAGGGCAAGATCCACCATTCGGTCAGGGTCACGATCGGCCGCGGCGAGACTAAGGCCATCGACATGAGCGGCTGCCCGGCCGGGCCGAAGAAGCCGATCGGCACCGAGCGCTGA
- a CDS encoding TetR/AcrR family transcriptional regulator codes for MTAVHRRSEQARQAILQAAFDICQQKGYAGLTIEGVASRAGVGKQTIYRWWSSKGTVVLDAFLDALGPTIDVPPAGDHLADLRRSLHSTADLLSHPRYGPMLADLVGALQHDEALAADFQQRVYEPIRRQTTERVERACAAGVIRHIDANLAADLLFGPLWFRALLMRQPPSTDYVDEVIDALLRGLAGSTPGAGGRE; via the coding sequence ATGACCGCGGTGCACCGTCGCAGCGAGCAGGCCAGGCAGGCGATCCTGCAGGCCGCTTTCGACATCTGCCAGCAGAAGGGCTACGCCGGCCTCACCATCGAAGGCGTCGCCTCCCGGGCCGGAGTCGGCAAACAAACGATCTACCGGTGGTGGTCATCGAAAGGCACCGTGGTGCTCGACGCGTTCCTCGACGCGCTCGGCCCCACCATCGACGTGCCACCGGCCGGCGATCACCTCGCCGACCTGCGCCGGTCCCTGCACAGCACAGCCGACTTGCTCTCCCACCCTCGGTACGGCCCGATGCTCGCCGACCTCGTCGGCGCGCTGCAGCACGACGAAGCACTCGCCGCGGACTTCCAGCAACGCGTGTACGAGCCGATCCGCCGGCAGACCACCGAACGTGTCGAACGGGCATGCGCGGCCGGAGTGATCCGGCACATCGACGCCAACCTCGCCGCCGACCTGCTCTTCGGGCCGCTGTGGTTCCGCGCGCTGCTGATGCGGCAACCACCATCCACCGACTACGTCGACGAGGTCATCGACGCCCTCCTGCGCGGACTTGCCGGCTCAACACCAGGCGCAGGCGGCCGGGAGTGA